The Deinococcus sonorensis KR-87 genome includes a window with the following:
- the purB gene encoding adenylosuccinate lyase: MIDRYSTPELSRLWSEANKYRAWLRVELAAMEAQSELGEIPREAFDDLTRRSAADPLDEAFAARVAEIEAVTRHDIVAFTTALSERYGESARFIHHGLTSTDVVDTAQNLLLDEALGTVLEDASRLREVCRAQAVQYRHTPTVGRTHGIHAEPMTFGLKFLNWMSTLDRDLERLTAARVRVRVVMLSGSVGTYAHVSPDVEERVAELWGWRPAPVTNQTLARDRHAEVLSALAIFGTTLEKIAVEIRHLQRSEVREAMEPFGKGQKGSSSMPHKKNPILTENVTGLTRLLRGYLVTAMENVPLWHERDISHSSAERVILPDATQAASYAARRLTGVLRDLVVFPERMLRNLNDLGGLVFSQAVLHRLIDEKGMAREAAYAIVQRNALTSWETGEGLRDLLERDPESPLTAEDLDAAFDLNWYLRQVDRIYARFGL; the protein is encoded by the coding sequence ATGATCGACCGTTACAGCACCCCTGAACTCAGCCGCCTGTGGAGCGAGGCCAACAAGTACCGTGCCTGGCTGCGGGTAGAACTCGCGGCCATGGAGGCCCAGTCGGAACTGGGCGAGATTCCGCGCGAGGCCTTCGACGACCTGACCCGCCGCTCGGCCGCCGACCCGCTCGATGAGGCCTTTGCCGCGCGGGTGGCCGAGATCGAGGCGGTGACGCGTCACGATATCGTGGCCTTCACCACCGCCCTGTCGGAGCGCTACGGCGAGTCGGCGCGCTTCATTCACCACGGCCTGACCAGCACCGACGTGGTGGACACCGCCCAGAATCTGCTGCTCGACGAGGCGCTCGGCACGGTGCTGGAGGACGCCAGCCGGCTGCGCGAGGTGTGCCGCGCCCAGGCGGTGCAGTACCGCCACACCCCCACGGTGGGGCGCACCCACGGCATTCACGCCGAGCCGATGACCTTCGGCCTGAAGTTCCTGAACTGGATGAGCACGCTGGACCGCGACCTGGAGCGGCTCACGGCGGCCCGCGTGCGGGTGCGGGTCGTGATGCTCTCCGGGTCGGTCGGCACCTACGCCCACGTCTCCCCCGACGTGGAGGAGCGGGTGGCCGAGCTGTGGGGCTGGCGGCCGGCCCCGGTCACCAACCAGACGCTGGCCCGCGACCGTCACGCGGAGGTGCTCTCGGCGCTGGCCATCTTCGGCACCACGCTGGAGAAGATCGCGGTGGAAATCCGGCACCTGCAGCGCAGCGAGGTGCGCGAGGCGATGGAGCCGTTCGGCAAGGGCCAGAAGGGCAGTTCCTCCATGCCGCACAAGAAGAACCCGATCCTGACCGAGAACGTGACCGGCCTGACCCGGCTGCTGCGCGGCTATCTGGTGACGGCGATGGAGAACGTGCCGCTGTGGCACGAACGCGACATCTCGCATTCCAGCGCCGAGCGGGTGATCCTGCCGGACGCCACCCAGGCCGCCAGTTACGCCGCCCGCCGCCTGACCGGGGTGCTGCGCGACCTGGTGGTGTTCCCGGAGCGGATGCTGCGCAACCTCAACGACCTGGGCGGGCTGGTGTTCAGCCAAGCGGTGCTGCACCGCCTGATCGACGAGAAGGGCATGGCCCGCGAGGCCGCCTACGCCATCGTGCAGCGCAACGCCCTGACCAGCTGGGAAACCGGCGAGGGCCTGCGCGACCTGCTGGAACGTGACCCGGAAAGCCCGCTCACCGCGGAAGACCTGGACGCCGCCTTCGACCTGAACTGGTACCTGCG
- a CDS encoding inositol monophosphatase family protein has protein sequence MSAPLLTDLLAVAVQAAREAGRIHQQYAGRAFEVRSKTTFSDLVTEVDALAEAAIREVVAARYPDHAVLGEEEGQQGDGEYRWVVDPLDGTVNYAHGFPVYCASVAVEHHGQRLAGAVYDPTRDELFTATLGGGAHLNGAAIHVSATASLRAPALISTGFPYDATERRFMGPLERLLAGGVPLRRPGAAALDLCYVACGRLDGYWEIGLKPWDSAAGALIVTEAGGLVSDVHGHPGPHGEMLVAANERLHHELLAVLRGDG, from the coding sequence ATGAGTGCTCCCCTCCTCACCGACCTGCTGGCCGTCGCGGTGCAGGCGGCCCGTGAAGCCGGACGCATCCACCAGCAGTATGCCGGGCGCGCCTTCGAGGTCCGCAGCAAAACCACCTTCAGTGACCTAGTGACCGAGGTGGACGCCCTGGCCGAGGCCGCCATCCGCGAGGTGGTGGCGGCCCGTTATCCGGACCACGCGGTACTGGGCGAGGAGGAGGGGCAGCAGGGTGACGGCGAGTACCGCTGGGTGGTGGATCCGCTGGACGGCACCGTCAACTACGCCCACGGATTTCCGGTGTACTGCGCCTCGGTGGCGGTGGAGCACCACGGCCAGCGGCTGGCCGGAGCCGTCTATGATCCCACCCGGGACGAGCTGTTCACCGCCACGCTGGGCGGAGGCGCCCACCTGAACGGCGCGGCCATCCACGTCTCGGCCACCGCCAGCCTGCGGGCTCCGGCCCTGATCAGTACCGGCTTTCCCTACGACGCGACCGAGCGGCGCTTCATGGGCCCGCTGGAGCGCCTCCTGGCCGGCGGCGTGCCGCTGCGCCGCCCCGGCGCCGCCGCGCTGGACCTGTGCTACGTGGCCTGCGGGCGGTTGGACGGCTACTGGGAGATCGGGCTGAAACCCTGGGACAGCGCGGCCGGCGCGCTGATCGTGACCGAGGCGGGTGGTCTGGTCAGCGACGTGCACGGCCACCCCGGCCCACACGGCGAGATGCTGGTGGCGGCCAATGAGCGGCTGCATCACGAGCTGCTCGCAGTGCTGCGCGGAGACGGCTAA
- a CDS encoding DUF2239 family protein codes for MTPHPTYSSFQGHTHIVTGTLTDMLHRTQRYAEQPGGAPLLIFEDHTGRQLDFDFRGDIKAILAREVPPAPRAGPGRPKLGVVSREVSLLPRHWDWLEQQRGGASATLRRLIDEARRHDAGPERERQRQEAAGRVMTALAGDLPGYEEASRALYAGRTDLLAEHTAAWPPDVRAYVLRLAAGESRPA; via the coding sequence ATGACCCCGCACCCCACCTACAGCAGTTTCCAGGGCCACACCCACATCGTCACCGGCACCCTCACCGACATGCTGCACCGCACCCAGCGGTATGCCGAACAGCCGGGCGGCGCGCCGCTCCTGATTTTCGAGGACCACACCGGTCGGCAGCTCGACTTCGACTTCCGGGGCGACATCAAGGCGATCCTGGCCCGCGAGGTGCCGCCCGCGCCCCGGGCCGGACCGGGCCGCCCGAAGCTGGGCGTGGTGTCGCGGGAGGTCTCGCTGCTGCCGCGTCACTGGGACTGGCTGGAGCAGCAGCGCGGCGGCGCTTCGGCCACACTGAGGCGGCTGATCGACGAGGCGCGCCGACACGACGCGGGTCCCGAGCGTGAGCGGCAGCGCCAGGAAGCGGCCGGCCGGGTCATGACCGCCCTGGCCGGCGACCTGCCCGGCTACGAGGAAGCCTCGCGCGCGCTGTACGCCGGCCGGACCGACCTGCTGGCCGAGCACACGGCCGCCTGGCCGCCGGATGTGCGGGCATATGTGCTGCGGCTGGCGGCAGGAGAGAGCCGCCCGGCCTGA
- a CDS encoding histone deacetylase family protein, producing MTFRAYTPAAHDFPLPEGHRFPYYKYRGMVARLSGRLPILDTPALPWATAGRVHDPLWLRRWRRGEVEHSEERAFGLPWSEGVVERARRAAGGSLAALHDALSVGWGINLAGGTHHAFRDRAEGFCLINDAAILTRVALDDGLARRVAVLDLDVHQGNGTAALLGAESRAYTLSVHGERNYPFRKERSSLDIGLPDGVSDHTYLEVLRTQALPALDRFRPDLLLYLAGADVLAGDRFGRFALTLDGVRERNRQVLTWARERDVPLVSMAAGGYNRDHALTIEAHVSVVLEGLELYGGPAQTSVASPGI from the coding sequence ATGACGTTCCGGGCCTACACGCCCGCTGCCCACGACTTTCCGTTGCCGGAGGGTCACCGGTTTCCGTACTACAAGTACCGGGGCATGGTGGCGCGCCTGAGCGGGCGGCTGCCGATTCTGGACACGCCGGCCCTGCCGTGGGCCACGGCGGGCCGGGTCCACGACCCGCTGTGGCTGCGGCGCTGGCGGCGCGGCGAGGTGGAACACAGTGAGGAGCGCGCCTTTGGCCTGCCCTGGAGTGAGGGCGTGGTGGAGCGGGCACGGCGGGCCGCCGGCGGCAGCCTCGCGGCGCTGCACGACGCGCTCTCGGTGGGCTGGGGCATCAACCTGGCGGGCGGCACCCACCACGCCTTCCGCGACCGGGCCGAGGGCTTCTGCCTGATCAACGACGCGGCGATCCTGACCCGGGTGGCGCTGGACGACGGGCTGGCCCGGCGCGTGGCGGTGCTGGACCTGGACGTGCACCAGGGCAACGGCACCGCAGCGCTGCTGGGGGCAGAGTCGCGCGCCTACACGCTCAGCGTCCACGGCGAGCGCAACTATCCGTTTCGCAAGGAGCGCAGCAGCCTGGACATTGGCCTGCCGGACGGGGTCAGCGATCACACCTACCTGGAGGTGCTGCGGACCCAGGCCCTGCCGGCGCTTGACCGGTTCCGCCCGGACCTGCTGCTGTATCTGGCCGGGGCCGACGTGCTGGCCGGCGACCGCTTCGGTCGCTTTGCCCTGACCCTGGACGGGGTGCGGGAGCGCAACCGGCAGGTGCTGACCTGGGCCAGGGAGCGTGACGTGCCGCTGGTGAGCATGGCCGCCGGAGGGTACAACCGCGACCACGCCCTGACCATCGAGGCACATGTGAGCGTGGTGCTGGAGGGCCTGGAACTCTACGGTGGCCCGGCCCAAACCTCTGTGGCTTCCCCCGGAATCTGA